In Gigantopelta aegis isolate Gae_Host chromosome 6, Gae_host_genome, whole genome shotgun sequence, the following are encoded in one genomic region:
- the LOC121374265 gene encoding F-box/WD repeat-containing protein 7-like, whose amino-acid sequence MARRRIDINTATAVEFEKLVGVGACKAEAIIKHRKEIGSFSSVDDLSDVPGVSRCLVHVNRRRLLCRPLPHKARPPPRGTGLRRLTRRTSSQLSTSEAGSNSSSTTTTRQPLTRSRFHGIALKEQPDIIDSEQLPDDDVKIQNEVEQPDVPKYMERADSGAAELTLDECDESCAASDDDADDDDDEEEEDDHGVDSECSCDLQDPAAIRLRQAGGQCMGSCTEPGAYPCVHMKKRKSSLFKEDGLSAGKRICRVRSGHGCYSCHHAPNSFAHWMLGNRQSSSLTISRQRIPSKENPPPKLSGWLETFQAWSNAERLMALDELISFCDPTQVRHLMQVIEPQFQRDFISLLPKELALYVLSFLEPKDLLRAAQTCSCWRVLAEDNLLWREKCREESIDESLVYGSRLRQKTRSQKSPWKSLYMRQYQIEQNWRTGVIKPPKMLKGHDDHVITCLEFCGTRIVSGSDDNTLKVWSALSGKCLRTLVGHTGGVWSSQMCGCVVISGSTDRTLKVWNADTGQCKHTLYGHTSTVRCMSLHGNKVVSGSRDATLRLWDVENGHCLHVLMGHVAAVRCVQYDGRRVVSGAYDYTVRVWDPDTESCLHTLQGHTNRVYSLQFDGVHVVSGSLDTSIRVWEVETGNCLHTLIGHQSLTSGLELKDNILVSGNADSTVKVWDITSGQCLQTLQGPNKHQSAVTCLQFNKKFVITSSDDGTVKIWDLKTGDFLRNLVSLDSGGSGGVVWRLRSNNTKLVCAVGSRNGTEETKLLVLDFDVEDKKVCT is encoded by the exons ATGGCTCGACGGAGGATTGACATCAACACAGCTACCGCAGTGGAGTTTGAAAAACTTGTTGGTGTCGGTGCGTGCAAAGCAGAAGCCATCATTAAACATCGAaag GAAATTGGGTCGTTCAGCAGTGTTGATGACCTGAGTGACGTGCCGGGGGTCAGCAGGTGTTTAGTTCATGTCAATCGGAGACGCTTGTTATGTCGACCTTTGCCCCACAAGGCCCGGCCTCCACCTCGTGGCACAGG GTTGCGTAGACTGACGCGTAGAACATCATCACAGCTGTCTACTTCCGAGGCTGGCAGCAACTCGAGTTCGACAACGACTACCCGACAACCTTTAACCAGGTCTCGCTTCCACGGCATCGCTCTTAAAGAACAACCTGATATTATTGACAGTGAGCAGCTGCCTGATGATGACGTGAAAATACAG AATGAAGTGGAGCAGCCCGATGTGCCGAAATATATGGAAAGAGCAGACAGCGGCGCTGCAGAATTAACGCTCGACGAGTGTGACGAGAGCTGTGCAGCTAGTGATGATGATgccgacgatgatgatgatgaggaggaggaggatgaTCATGGGGTGGACAGTGAGTGTAGCTGCGACCTGCAGGACCCCGCGGCCATCAGACTGAGACAGGCAGGTGGTCAGTGCATGGGTTCCTGCACGGAGCCTGGTGCATATCCTTGTGTTCAT ATGAAGAAAAGAAAGTCGTCATTGTTCAAAGAAGATGGTTTGTCGGCAGGAAAGAGGATTTGCCGGGTGCGGAGTGGTCATGG ttgtTATTCTTGTCACCATGCACCTAATTCTTTTGCCCACTGGATGCTGGGTAATCGCCAGAGTTCTAGCTTGACTATTTCTCGACAGAGAATCCCGTCAAAGGAAAATCCTCCTCCTAAACTTTCTGGTTGGCTTGAAACATTCCAG GCATGGAGCAATGCTGAACGATTAATGGCTCTGGACGAGCTCATTTCATTCTGTGACCCAACTCAAGTCCGGCATCTAATGCAAGTTATTGAGCCACAGTTTCAGCGGGACTTCATATCTCTCTTACCAAAGGAG CTGGCTCTctatgttttgtcatttttggaGCCGAAAGACTTGTTACGAGCTGCTCAAACATGCTCATGCTGGCGGGTTCTGGCAGAGGACAATCTCCTGTGGCGGGAGAAGTGTCGAGAGGAGTCAATTGATGAATCACTCGTCTATGGTTCTCGGCTACGACAGAAGACGAGATCACAGAAGAGTCCTTGGAAGTCGTTGTACATGAGACAGTATCAGATTGAACAGAACTGGCGGACTGGTGTCATTAAGCCACCAAAG ATGTTGAAAGGGCATGATGACCATGTGATAACATGTCTGGAGTTCTGTGGCACTAGAATCGTCAGTGGCTCAGATGATAATACGCTCAAGGTTTGGTCTGCTCTCTCTGGAAAG TGTCTGCGCACCTTGGTGGGACACACAGGTGGGGTGTGGTCATCTCAGATGTGTGGCTGTGTGGTCATCAGTGGCTCCACCGACCGGACCCTCAAAGTTTGGAATGCCGACACTGGTCAATGCAAACACACACTGTATGGACACACGTCCACGGTCAGGTGCATGAGTCTCCATGGAAACAA AGTAGTAAGCGGGTCCCGTGATGCCACTCTGCGCCTGTGGGATGTGGAGAACGGCCACTGTCTGCATGTACTGATGGGCCACGTGGCGGCTGTGCGGTGTGTGCAGTACGACGGGCGCCGAGTCGTCAGTGGGGCGTACGACTACACCGTCCGAGTCTGGGATCCAGACACAGAGAGCTGTCTCCATACTCTTCAGGGACATACGAATCGCGTCTACTCACTACAG TTTGATGGAGTCCATGTGGTGAGTGGTTCATTGGATACCTCTATACGTGTGTGGGAGGTGGAGACGGGAAACTGTCTACACACTCTGATTGGTCACCAGTCATTGACCAGTGGCCTTGAGCTCAAGGACAATATACTTGTGTCGGGAAATGCAGACTCCACAGTTAAAGTTTGGGACATTACCAGTGGACAGTGTTTGCAAACTCTGCAAG GCCCCAACAAGCATCAGAGTGCAGTGACTTGCCTTCAGTTCAATAAGAAATTTGTTATTACATCTTCTGACGATGGAACTGTCAAGATATGGGATCTAAAAACAGGAGATTTCCTACGAAATCTTGTGTCCTTAGACAGCGGAGGCagtggtggtgtggtgtggcGTTTGCGTAGCAACAATACAAAGCTTGTATGCGCAGTGGGCAGTCGCAATGGAACGGAAGAAACTAAGCTGCTAGTTCTTGATTTCGATGTCGAAGATAAAAAAGTGTGCACTTAA